Part of the Shewanella eurypsychrophilus genome is shown below.
ACCTGTTACTCATGCCATAGCGAAAAACGTGGCCCAGTGTTATGGGAACATGCACCCGTTACCGAAAACTGTGTCACCTGCCATAACCCTCACGGCAGTGTCAATGAAGGCATGCTCAATAGCCGTGCACCTCAACTGTGTCAGCAGTGTCACGCCCCCGATGGTCATGCAAGCAGAGTCGTACAGGAACCTGGAATGGATGCCTTCGGCGGCGGTAAGAGTTGCTTGAACTGTCACAGCAAGATCCATGGTTCTAATCATCCATCAGGCAGCCTGCTGCAGCGCTAATAGGGAGCAATATCATGAGATTTAAACTCAATATCATTACAGTGTCGCTCCTAGCCGTATCAAGCTCGGCAATGGCGACAAACTTCGGTGTTGGTAATGCCAATACTGACTCGCTCAATATGGATAAGTACCAGTGCAAGCGTTGCGTATCTACCAATGGTTATAACGGTGAGGTGACGGTCTCAACGGGCTATAACTCTGTGGACGATATCCATGCTGGTAATGCTCTGGGAACCGCTGAAGATGGTGTGATTGCTGCCGTAAGTGGTGATATTCGCTATCAAAATGAAACCGGCTATCAGGCCCAAATTCAAGCCCATCAGCTGGGTATGGATAATGGCTTTGCCAATCTTAAGGTGGGTAAGTCAGGACTCTATGAACTGGAGTTGGATTACCAATCGCTTAAGAGTTATCAGGCGGGCGATGTACAGAGTCAGCTTTGGCACAACAATGGAATGTTGACCCCCAGTCCCTATACCAATGAGTTAGATCTGGCGCTAAAACGCGAAAAGTCTGCCATAGGTTTCAGTTATGGAGAGGGGATTTATAACACCTTCATCCGCTATAGCCAGGAAGATAAAACGGGTCATCAATCGACGAGTCTTGTTGCACCAAGCCCAGTTAACTTTGGTCTGCCTGTCGATGCCAGAACTAAGCAATTAGATGTAGGCGCTTCTTTAGCTGGTGATAACTGGATAACTGAACTGAGCTATTTCGGTAGTTATTACAGTAATAACATCACAGATCTGAGCTTACCTCATATGAATGATGTGTACTCGGCAACCCCAGATAATGAGGCTCATCAGGTGTCTCTTTCGGGTCAGTATCAGCTCAATCGCACTGTGATGAGCGGTCGCTTAGTGACAGGACGGATGATTCAGGACGATGCACTTATTCAGATGAGTGGTAATCCGCTGCAAAGCTGGGATGGGCAGATAGATACCTTAGATGGTCGGTTTGCGGTGACCTCTATGTTGAGTAATCGTCTGCGTTTAGGCGGTAGTGTCGATCACAGCAAGCGAGACAACCAAAGCTCTGTATGGGAGTTTGCCCAGTATAGTTACAACGGTTTAAGCGGCACATTTAAGCAAAATGTGCCTCAGGATATCGAGCGTAACACTTATAAAGTCAATGCGAGTTATCGCATCGCCAGCGGCTACCGACTACAAGCGGGTTACGACCGAAAAGAGGTTGATCGTACCTATAGTGAGCGCGAGCAAACCAATGAAGATAGCTTGTGGGCCAAACTGAATGTGCGGGCTTTCGACAAGTTCAATGTCAATCTAAAAGCCAGCCATGGCAATCGCGGTGGCTCGGATTATGAAGTGAATCAAGTTACCTCATCTGAAGATAATGCGCTGATGCGCAAATACTATCTTGCGGATCGTAAACGTAATGCTTTCGAGCTAAAGGTAAATCACACCCCTCTCTCCTGGATGAGTATCGATGTTACCGGTCGTTACGCCAAAGATGATTATGACGCTACCGAGATTGGTCTGACGGAATCGGAAGACTTTGGTTATGACGTCAACCTAAGCCTGCAGATGAGCAAGCATCTGTCAGCGTATGGATTTGCTGGTCAGCAATGGATCAACTCGGCACAAGCTGGTAGTCAGAGCTTCTCGAGCCCGGACTGGAACGCCGATATCGAAGATGAGTTTATTAATATTGGTGCCGGCTTTAGTTATGGCGGTTTGATGCAGGACAAGCTCACGTTAGGCGGTGATTACCTGTTTAGCAATTCAATCAGTGACACCTCGGTCGGGGGCACTCTTGTCACGACCAATGGTAGTCAGCCATATGGTGATTACTTCTCCTATAACCACAGCGTGCGTATGTATGCCGACTATGCCTTGAGCAAGCAGATGGCATTGAAGCTGAGTTATCAATATGAACGTTATTACGACACAGATGCGGCCCAAGTCGCGACCAATACTGTGCCGGGGCTAACCACGTTAGGTGAGCTTAATCATGACTATAACGCGCACCAAGTGATGTTGTCGTTTAGCTATTTGTTGCGTTAGAGCAATCGTAAGAGGAAATATTAATGGAACGTAGAAGTTTCTTAAAAATGAGTGCTGCCATGGGTTGTGCAGCAAGCGTAACAGGTTGTAAAACCAGTTCAGATGACGCCAATGTTGTGCCACCAAAGCCGCCTGTAGGTGAAGAGCAGATCACTTGGTCATCTTGCCTGGTTAACTGTGGTTCTAACTGTCCGGTTAAAGTATTCAGCCGTGATGGTGTTATCACCCGCGTTGAAACCGATCACGACGTTGTCGACGGCGATGATATTTATCAAGTGCGCGCCTGTGCACGGGGTCGTTCACTGCGCCAGCGTACTTATGCCGTCGATCGTTTAAAAACACCGATGAAGCGTGTTGGTAAGCGTGGCGAAGGTAAGTTTGTACCAATCAGCTGGGATGAAGCGGCTAAAACTATCGGTACTAAGCTGACCTCTGTGATTGCTGAACACGGCAACAAGGCTATCTTCCGCAGCTACGGCTCGGGGGCTTACTATGGTTTTGCTTCTAATGCCTGTTTTAACCGTCTGTTTAACCTAAATGGCGGTTGCCTCAATGCCTATGGTAACTATTCTTGGGCGCAGCAGATGGAAGCGGCTAAGCATACTTTTGGTACGGGGAGCACCTCGGGTTCATCGACGGTGACTCTGGCCAACAGTGACTTCCTATTAGGTGTAGCTTATAACCCAAGTGAGATCCGTCAGTCGGGTTCAGGCGAAGGTTATGACTACCTTAAAGCATTGCAGAAGAGTAATGGCTTGAAAGTGGTGATGATCGATCCTCGCTACACAGATTCTATGCTTGGCAAGGAGTCTAAGTGGTTACCTATCCGTCCGGGAACAGATGCGGCCTTTGCTGAAGCGATTGCTTACCAGATGATCAGCTCAGGTTGGGTTGATAACAATTCACTTAACTTTATCAATAAGTATGCAGTAGGTTTCGACGCCGCTTCGATTGCGCAGCAAAAAGAGATTTTTGCCGCCAGTGGTGATGCCACTAAGCAAGAATACGCCAAGGTGATGAAGCCTGAAGAAAACTACCGTGATTATATTTTAAGTCAGGGTATCTACGCCGATCAGCCGTTAAAGACGCCTGAGTGGGCGGAAAAAATCACCGGTATTCCAGCGGCTCAACTTGAGCAGATTGCCACCGACCTACAAAATGCTAAAGCGCCTTACATAGTTGTTGGCGCCGGTGTTAACCGTCAGGCCAATGGTGAGCAAAGTATGCGCGCCCTGTACATGCTGTCGGTATTAACAGGCAAGTTAGGTACCTTAGGTGCATCGAACGGTGAGCTACCGTTTATGAGCAGTATGTCGCGATCTGGTATTCCTACAGGCAGTAATCCGGTTAAAGAAAGTATTTCATTCTTTACCTGGTCAGAAGCTATCCATAACGGCGAAACCATGACGGCACGCAGTCACGGTGTTCGTGGTACAGATGATTTAGACACGCCGCTAGGTACCAATATCAAGGTCATCATCTCTGCATCGGATAGCTCGCTACTGAACCAACACGCCGAAATCAATAACACCGCTAAGATCTTAGAAGATGAAACCGGTGTTGAGCTGATTGTAAGTTGTGATTGTTGGATGACGCCTGGTGCTAAGTTTGCCGATATCATTTTGCCTGACACTAGCTGGTTGGAATCTAATGATTTAGTCAATGACAGCTACGCATCAGGTGCGCTGGGTTATATCACTGCGATGAAGTCAGCGATTGAGCCTATGTGGGACTGTAAGTCTATGTATGAAGCTGCTGCGTTAATTGCTAAATACATGGGCTGTGAAGCTGAGTTTACCGAAGGTAAAACTGAAGAGCAGTGGCTTGAAGAGTTATACCAAAAGACCAAAGACAACAGTAACAACTTAGGTGTTGTACCAGCATTCCCTGCGACTTATAAAGAGGCGCAGGAGGTCGGTTTCTTCCGCAAGAATATGAATGACAATCATGTTGCCTTAGAAAGCTATATCAAAGGTGGTAAGGCCCTATCGACGCCAAGTGGCAAGATTGAGATCTACTCGGCCGAGCTTGCATGGCGAGCGGCTAACTGGGATCAAGAGTCTACGACTGACGTTAAGGGTGACACCATCACAGCCATTCCTCAGTACACAGTCACTTGGGATGGTTACGAAGATGAAGACACTAATATCGATTACCCCATTCAGTTAGCGGGTTATCACACTAAAGGGCGCACCCACTCTAGTTACCACAACGTCCCTTGGCTGCGTGAAGCAGTAGAAGATGCCGTTTGGGTCAACCCTATGGATGCCGCTGAGAACGGTCTAAGTTCTGGCGATAAGATTGAGATGTATAACGAACGTGGTTCGATTGCCGTCAAGGTGCGTATTACGCCACGTGTCGCGCCAGGGGTGTTTGCGTTAGGTCAAGGTGCTTGGTTTAGCCCTGGTAATACGGTTGGCAGCACAGGTCACATCATAGATGAAGGCGGTGCGATCAACACACTAACCCGTTATCAGCCAAGCCCTGTCGCTAAAGGCAATCCACAGCACACTAACCGTGTTGCCATTAAAAAGATTTAAGAGACTCGTTAATTATGACTCAAGCAACTCAATATGGTTTTTATGTAGACAGCACTAAGTGCAGTGGCTGTAAAGCATGTCACGTGTCTTGCAAAGACCGTCAAAGCAACGAAATTCGTAATAATAGTAACCCAGAGGGTAATGCCTTACCTGCACTTGAGGGCGTAACTTGGCGTCGTGTGTATGAATACGGCGGCGGAGAGTGGACCAAAGGTAACAATGGCTGCTTCGAGCAAAATGTATTTGCTTATTATATGTCTATTGGCTGTAACCATTGCTCTGAGCCGGTGTGTGTTAAAGCTTGTCCAACGGGTGCGATGCATAAACGTCGTGAAGATGGCCTAGTGCATATAGCATCAGAGCTATGTATCGGTTGTGAGAGCTGCGCCCGTGCTTGCCCTTATGATGCGCCGCAAATTGATCGCGAACGTAAGGTCATGACTAAGTGTGATGGCTGCTTTGAGCGAATCGCCGATGGTCGTAAGCCTGTCTGTGTCGAGTCTTGCCCGTTACGAGCATTGGACTTCGATACTATGGATAACCTACGTGAGAAGTATGGCGATGGTGACGGTCATATTGCGCCGCTACCATCACCTTCAATCACTTCGCCTAACTTGATCATCAAGGCAAACGTCAATGGTCGTCCGTCTGGCAGCGGTGAAGGGCAGATCTTAAACTTATCGGAAGTTTAATTGTTTATGGCGCCCATGTGGCGCCATTTTTAATGGGATGTAATTGTGATATCAGATAGCGTAAATACTTATTCAGATCTGCAGGCGATAGCACGAGTGCTGCATAATGTTCTGTTGGATTACCCCAGTGAAACTTCGATTGACTGTCTAGCTGAAAATAGGCTCGGTGACACCTGGCCAAACTTAACTCACTCGAAAGAAAATCAGCAAGGCAAAGTACTGCTTGATCGCTTTTTGGCAAAGTGGAACCCTGAACAGATAAATGAGCTAAAACTTGATTATGGTCAGCTGTTTTTTGGCCCTGGCGAGCCGACAGCAATGCCATGGGGCTCAGTCTATCTGGGTGAAGAGCAGTTGCTCAATGATAAATCAACGATCGCCTTGATGGCGTTTTATAAACAGAACGGGATTAGTTTTGAGCTAGCACAAAACCAGCCATTGGATCATATTGCACTGTTTTATGCTGTACTCGATCAGCTGTTAAGCCAGCTAGTCGCAGAGCCGAGTAATAAAGCTGTGTATGAAACTATGGTGATCTTGATACAGCAACATATGCTGCCTTGGTCTGGACGCTGTTTAACGCTAGCCGTTGAGAATGCTCAAACCGATTTTTATAAAGGCATTGCACTGTTAGCTTTAGATTTTCAAGCTGCATTAATCTCAGAGTTTAATATTATCCCAGTCGCAACACGACTATTTAAGTAAGGAAATTGATGGGGTGATACGTGCTGTAGGCGCACAATGGGAAAAGACGGGCTTTCCCTAGTTGAGCACCTTTTTATTCGGATAAGCAGACGGGGTGCCAAATTAACTAGCCCCTATTATCGATCCACTCGCTCATCACCACATGAGTCTTAAGCTTAATAATGTCTGTCTGTGCGTCGATATGTTCACGGATCTCATGCAGACGTTTCATCGAGCTTGCCTGGACGTAAACGAGCAGATCCATATCACCAGTGATGCCGCGACATGTAATCACTTCAGGAATGGCCTGGAAGACATGAACGACATCGGCGCAGCGAGGACATCTGTGTTGGATTTCAAAATAGGCGGAGACTCCCTCCTTTTGAGATTCACTGAGTAGCACCTGATAGCCGCGGATGATACCTGTGTTTTCAAGCTTTTTAATTCGTTCTGATACCGCAGAACGAGATAGATTTACCGCTTCCGAGATATAAGAGATGCTCTGTCTGGCATCAATCCTGAGTTCGGCGATAATGGCTTTATCGAACTTGTCTAGTTTGTCCATTTATTGCTCATCTCCTAAATATTGTGTCGATTGGTATTATCAAGTTACATCTCACAATTAACACCTCACGAACGAATTGACGGTAAAAGTCTTAATGGCCGTCATTCTGTCGGTATTTTTGTCAAAGTAACAGATTAACTCCGACAGTTTGTCTCGAAGCCTAAGTCTATACTAATGCAGCACATTCCAATAGGTATGGGAGTAGTTCGCAGACGTTCTCTCATGTGAAGCGTCTATTTAACTGTATGTGTGAACAAGCACTTTGAAGGTGCAGGTAAAGATGAATTGATAAGGAAGTGGTGAGAATGGATCAAGTTAAGGGAACAATTGGGCGATGGCAGGGAGCAGGTCTCATGGCGACGACGCTATTGGGGACGGGGGTGTTTATCTTGCCTCAGATGACCATTGCCATCGCGGGTACTGGCGCATTGATTGCGTGGCTATTACTGACTTTGGCAATTATTCCTGTGACCTTGGTTTTTGGCCGTTTAGCGGGGGTATTTCCCCATGCCGCTGGCCCCGCCTATTTTGTAGAGAAAGCATTTGGCCGCACAGCTGGCCGAACCATAGGGCTGATTTTCCTGTTTGTGGTTCCTTTAGGTGCTCCAGCTGCCATCTTGATGACCTTTCAATTTGTTGATGCATTGATTCCACTGTCAGGTTGGAGCCAAGTGGCAGTACAACTTAGTTTCTTAGTGGCGCTCTTCTTACTCAATTTCAGAGGGATCCATGTTTCAGCCAAGCTGCAGTTTGCACTGACACTCGCTATCGTTTCAGTTGTAGTCTTGATGTTTGGTGCGGGTGGATTAAATCTCGATAAATTGCAGTTACTCTCTCATGGGACGACAACGGATTCAGGTTTGATTATGGCAGCTGCAGGTATTGCTTTTTGGAGCTTTGTGGGCGTGGAGGCTATGACTCACTTGGCCAATGATTTTAAAGATCCTAAGAAAGATATGCTTCCCGCCATGATGATCGGTACTGTGTTGGTGGGCTTAGTATATCTTGCGTGCACAGGCTTACTTTTACTGATGCAAGTAGAGACAGTGACTGGTTTGGCAATGGTTACTGCGTTTGATAATTTACTGGGTGGTTACGGTGTTCAGGTTATCGCTATCTTAGGTATTGCTGGTGGGCTTGCTACGGTGAATGTCTATACTGCCAGTGTCTCCAGACTGATATGGAGTTTTAGTAAGGAAGGCATATTGCCACGATATTTTGATTCTCTGAATCAGCATCAAGTTCCTGTTAGGGCTCTATCGGTCGTATTGCTGGCAATGGCTGTGGTTATCGTTTTGACCTATGTATCGGGTCAGGAATTGGAACAATTAATTGCTTGGACAAATGGAGTATTTGTTATTATCTACTTAGCGTCTATGTTAGCCGCGGCCAAGCTCTTGAGTAAACGCTACCTTCCTCTAATCGGCTTAGGAAGTACCTTCTGCATTGTTCTTGGCTTTGCTCTAGGTTGGAACATGCTGTATGCCTTGGTGATGACTTTAGTTGTTGCACCTTTCTTATGGTGGCAAAAGAATCATCTGGGTCGCAAGCAAAAGTTTCAAGTGGCATAGTCCCGACCAGACAGCGCGGTTTTGATCGTTAAGTGAAAGATAAAGCCAGCTATTGCGCTCGAAACTTACAGCTATCAGGCTCAAAAATGCTCCTAGTATTTGATCGGTGAAAGCTCTGCAAGTTCTGAATTTGTGTCCTATATTTTTAACTCATAGTTTAGGAACTTTTGGAGAGATAGAATGGATTCAGCTGCATTACTTAGTCATATTGATGAATTACCACGTTTACCTAAAGCCGTTAGTGAACTATTAGATCTCGTAAACAAGGACGATGCTTCAGTGGCTGAGATCACCGAAAAGATCTCTCACGACCCCCTGGTTAGTGCCAGAATTTTACGCTTAGTAAATTCTGCCCATTACGGTCGAAGTCGAGAAGTCGGCTCTATCGATGAGGCAG
Proteins encoded:
- a CDS encoding MtrB/PioB family decaheme-associated outer membrane protein, whose amino-acid sequence is MRFKLNIITVSLLAVSSSAMATNFGVGNANTDSLNMDKYQCKRCVSTNGYNGEVTVSTGYNSVDDIHAGNALGTAEDGVIAAVSGDIRYQNETGYQAQIQAHQLGMDNGFANLKVGKSGLYELELDYQSLKSYQAGDVQSQLWHNNGMLTPSPYTNELDLALKREKSAIGFSYGEGIYNTFIRYSQEDKTGHQSTSLVAPSPVNFGLPVDARTKQLDVGASLAGDNWITELSYFGSYYSNNITDLSLPHMNDVYSATPDNEAHQVSLSGQYQLNRTVMSGRLVTGRMIQDDALIQMSGNPLQSWDGQIDTLDGRFAVTSMLSNRLRLGGSVDHSKRDNQSSVWEFAQYSYNGLSGTFKQNVPQDIERNTYKVNASYRIASGYRLQAGYDRKEVDRTYSEREQTNEDSLWAKLNVRAFDKFNVNLKASHGNRGGSDYEVNQVTSSEDNALMRKYYLADRKRNAFELKVNHTPLSWMSIDVTGRYAKDDYDATEIGLTESEDFGYDVNLSLQMSKHLSAYGFAGQQWINSAQAGSQSFSSPDWNADIEDEFINIGAGFSYGGLMQDKLTLGGDYLFSNSISDTSVGGTLVTTNGSQPYGDYFSYNHSVRMYADYALSKQMALKLSYQYERYYDTDAAQVATNTVPGLTTLGELNHDYNAHQVMLSFSYLLR
- a CDS encoding DMSO/selenate family reductase complex A subunit; this translates as MERRSFLKMSAAMGCAASVTGCKTSSDDANVVPPKPPVGEEQITWSSCLVNCGSNCPVKVFSRDGVITRVETDHDVVDGDDIYQVRACARGRSLRQRTYAVDRLKTPMKRVGKRGEGKFVPISWDEAAKTIGTKLTSVIAEHGNKAIFRSYGSGAYYGFASNACFNRLFNLNGGCLNAYGNYSWAQQMEAAKHTFGTGSTSGSSTVTLANSDFLLGVAYNPSEIRQSGSGEGYDYLKALQKSNGLKVVMIDPRYTDSMLGKESKWLPIRPGTDAAFAEAIAYQMISSGWVDNNSLNFINKYAVGFDAASIAQQKEIFAASGDATKQEYAKVMKPEENYRDYILSQGIYADQPLKTPEWAEKITGIPAAQLEQIATDLQNAKAPYIVVGAGVNRQANGEQSMRALYMLSVLTGKLGTLGASNGELPFMSSMSRSGIPTGSNPVKESISFFTWSEAIHNGETMTARSHGVRGTDDLDTPLGTNIKVIISASDSSLLNQHAEINNTAKILEDETGVELIVSCDCWMTPGAKFADIILPDTSWLESNDLVNDSYASGALGYITAMKSAIEPMWDCKSMYEAAALIAKYMGCEAEFTEGKTEEQWLEELYQKTKDNSNNLGVVPAFPATYKEAQEVGFFRKNMNDNHVALESYIKGGKALSTPSGKIEIYSAELAWRAANWDQESTTDVKGDTITAIPQYTVTWDGYEDEDTNIDYPIQLAGYHTKGRTHSSYHNVPWLREAVEDAVWVNPMDAAENGLSSGDKIEMYNERGSIAVKVRITPRVAPGVFALGQGAWFSPGNTVGSTGHIIDEGGAINTLTRYQPSPVAKGNPQHTNRVAIKKI
- a CDS encoding DMSO/selenate family reductase complex B subunit — its product is MTQATQYGFYVDSTKCSGCKACHVSCKDRQSNEIRNNSNPEGNALPALEGVTWRRVYEYGGGEWTKGNNGCFEQNVFAYYMSIGCNHCSEPVCVKACPTGAMHKRREDGLVHIASELCIGCESCARACPYDAPQIDRERKVMTKCDGCFERIADGRKPVCVESCPLRALDFDTMDNLREKYGDGDGHIAPLPSPSITSPNLIIKANVNGRPSGSGEGQILNLSEV
- a CDS encoding TorD/DmsD family molecular chaperone → MISDSVNTYSDLQAIARVLHNVLLDYPSETSIDCLAENRLGDTWPNLTHSKENQQGKVLLDRFLAKWNPEQINELKLDYGQLFFGPGEPTAMPWGSVYLGEEQLLNDKSTIALMAFYKQNGISFELAQNQPLDHIALFYAVLDQLLSQLVAEPSNKAVYETMVILIQQHMLPWSGRCLTLAVENAQTDFYKGIALLALDFQAALISEFNIIPVATRLFK
- a CDS encoding Lrp/AsnC family transcriptional regulator, translated to MDKLDKFDKAIIAELRIDARQSISYISEAVNLSRSAVSERIKKLENTGIIRGYQVLLSESQKEGVSAYFEIQHRCPRCADVVHVFQAIPEVITCRGITGDMDLLVYVQASSMKRLHEIREHIDAQTDIIKLKTHVVMSEWIDNRG
- the yjeH gene encoding L-methionine/branched-chain amino acid transporter → MDQVKGTIGRWQGAGLMATTLLGTGVFILPQMTIAIAGTGALIAWLLLTLAIIPVTLVFGRLAGVFPHAAGPAYFVEKAFGRTAGRTIGLIFLFVVPLGAPAAILMTFQFVDALIPLSGWSQVAVQLSFLVALFLLNFRGIHVSAKLQFALTLAIVSVVVLMFGAGGLNLDKLQLLSHGTTTDSGLIMAAAGIAFWSFVGVEAMTHLANDFKDPKKDMLPAMMIGTVLVGLVYLACTGLLLLMQVETVTGLAMVTAFDNLLGGYGVQVIAILGIAGGLATVNVYTASVSRLIWSFSKEGILPRYFDSLNQHQVPVRALSVVLLAMAVVIVLTYVSGQELEQLIAWTNGVFVIIYLASMLAAAKLLSKRYLPLIGLGSTFCIVLGFALGWNMLYALVMTLVVAPFLWWQKNHLGRKQKFQVA